The following are encoded together in the Malaya genurostris strain Urasoe2022 chromosome 3, Malgen_1.1, whole genome shotgun sequence genome:
- the LOC131438736 gene encoding cholinephosphotransferase 1 isoform X7, with amino-acid sequence MHFYKNKLLQAGQLKKLGDHKYSCTNVSMLDPFLQPWWCWLVGKVPLWLAPNLITTVGLIVNIITTLILIYFSPNAREEPPRWACALCALGLFFYQSLDAIDGKQARRTNSSTPLGELFDHGCDSISTVFVALSACISVQLGYYPRWMFFQCFCAMTLFYCAHWQTYVSGTLRFGKIDVTEAQCTIIGIHLISAVFGPSIWMTKIPLIGGSWNYTVCTIFTLGYLQVFVTFCRTFRDGGIGKNGSTVALPIMGGVDIRIVPLYFAVFVYGLLAYENASVIFTGGVGKNGSTVAGTSVLSPIIPFLFVVVPAYVISQKSIDHIYENHPSLYIMAFGMITAKVTNRLVVAHMTKSEMEYLDWGLIGPLCLFLNQYFNSFLQEYYLLWFAMLWCSIDLVRYCGQVCLEICNYLKIDLFRIPYPPRPLMTSQGTNPPHHQHHHEGKNGTHNTHQQQPQSQAANRKHQTRASSRKHNSHQ; translated from the exons ATGCATTTCtacaaaaacaaattgctgCAAGCGGGGCAGCTGAAGAAGCTCGGCGATCACAAGTATTCCTGCACCAATGTGAGCATGTTGGACCCATTCCTTCAGCCGTGGTGGTGCTGGCTGGTCGGGAAAGTTCCACTCTGGTTGGCCCCAAACCTAATCACAACAGTCGGACTGATTGTTAATATCATTACCACACTTATTCTCATCTA CTTCAGTCCAAATGCCCGCGAGGAACCTCCACGATGGGCCTGCGCTCTTTGTGCACTCGGTCTGTTCTTCTATCAGAGCCTGGATGCTATCGATGGGAAGCAGGCCCGACGGACCAACTCGTCAACGCCGCTGGGTGAACTGTTTGATCATGGGTGCGACTCGATATCGACCGTGTTTGTGGCTCTTTCTGCGTGCATATCCGTCCAGCTCGGTTACTATCCCCGGTGGATGTTCTTTCAGTGCTTCTGTGCgatgacattattttattgtGCCCACTGGCAGACATACGTTTCTGGTACGCTCCGATTTGGAAAGATAGACGTGACCGAGGCGCAGTGTACTATCATCGGGATTCATCTAATATCGGCAGTTTTTGGGCCGTCAATCTGGATGACGAAA ATTCCTTTGATTGGCGGCTCGTGGAACTATACGGTGTGCACGATCTTCACACTCGGTTATCTGCAAGTATTCGTCACCTTTTGTCGGACGTTTCGTGACGGTGGCATCGGTAAAAATGGCTCGACAGTTGCT CTTCCGATTATGGGTGGAGTCGACATTAGGATTGTGCCTCTTTACTTTGCCGTGTTTGTGTATGGGCTGTTAGCCTACGAAAACGCATCCGTGATCTTCACGGGTGGTGTCGGAAAAAATGGATCAACAGTAGCC GGAACCAGCGTGCTATCGCCCATCATACCGTTCCTGTTTGTGGTCGTGCCAGCGTACGTGATTTCGCAGAAGTCTATCGATCACATCTACGAAAACCACCCGTCTCTGTACATCATGGCATTCGGAATGATCACGGCCAAGGTGACCAACCGGTTAGTG GTCGCTCACATGACCAAGAGTGAGATGGAGTACCTGGACTGGGGTTTGATTGGACCACTGTGTCTCTTTCTGAACCAGTACTTTAACAGTTTTCTACAAGAATACTACCTACTGTGGTTCGCGATGCTGTGGTGTTCCATCGATCTGGTACGGTACTGTGGACAG GTGTGCCTGGAAATTTGCAACTACTTGAAGATCGATCTGTTTAGGATCCCGTACCCGCCGAGACCGCTAATGACGTCACAAGGTACGAATCCACCACACCATCAACATCACCACGAAGGTAAAAACGGTACACATAATACCCACCAACAGCAGCCACAGTCCCAGGCGGCAAATAGAAAGCATCAGACGCGCGCTAGCAGTAGGAAGCATAACTCCCATCAGTAA
- the LOC131438736 gene encoding cholinephosphotransferase 1 isoform X5, translating to MHFYKNKLLQAGQLKKLGDHKYSCTNVSMLDPFLQPWWCWLVGKVPLWLAPNLITTVGLIVNIITTLILIYFSPNAREEPPRWACALCALGLFFYQSLDAIDGKQARRTNSSTPLGELFDHGCDSISTVFVALSACISVQLGYYPRWMFFQCFCAMTLFYCAHWQTYVSGTLRFGKIDVTEAQCTIIGIHLISAVFGPSIWMTKLPIMGGVDIRIVPLYFAVFVYGLLAYENASVIFTGGVGKNGSTVAGTSVLSPIIPFLFVVVPAYVISQKSIDHIYENHPSLYIMAFGMITAKVTNRLVVAHMTKSEMEYLDWGLIGPLCLFLNQYFNSFLQEYYLLWFAMLWCSIDLVRYCGQVCLEICNYLKIDLFRIPYPPRPLMTSQGTNPPHHQHHHEGKNGTHNTHQQQPQSQAANRKHQTRASSRKHNSHQ from the exons ATGCATTTCtacaaaaacaaattgctgCAAGCGGGGCAGCTGAAGAAGCTCGGCGATCACAAGTATTCCTGCACCAATGTGAGCATGTTGGACCCATTCCTTCAGCCGTGGTGGTGCTGGCTGGTCGGGAAAGTTCCACTCTGGTTGGCCCCAAACCTAATCACAACAGTCGGACTGATTGTTAATATCATTACCACACTTATTCTCATCTA CTTCAGTCCAAATGCCCGCGAGGAACCTCCACGATGGGCCTGCGCTCTTTGTGCACTCGGTCTGTTCTTCTATCAGAGCCTGGATGCTATCGATGGGAAGCAGGCCCGACGGACCAACTCGTCAACGCCGCTGGGTGAACTGTTTGATCATGGGTGCGACTCGATATCGACCGTGTTTGTGGCTCTTTCTGCGTGCATATCCGTCCAGCTCGGTTACTATCCCCGGTGGATGTTCTTTCAGTGCTTCTGTGCgatgacattattttattgtGCCCACTGGCAGACATACGTTTCTGGTACGCTCCGATTTGGAAAGATAGACGTGACCGAGGCGCAGTGTACTATCATCGGGATTCATCTAATATCGGCAGTTTTTGGGCCGTCAATCTGGATGACGAAA CTTCCGATTATGGGTGGAGTCGACATTAGGATTGTGCCTCTTTACTTTGCCGTGTTTGTGTATGGGCTGTTAGCCTACGAAAACGCATCCGTGATCTTCACGGGTGGTGTCGGAAAAAATGGATCAACAGTAGCC GGAACCAGCGTGCTATCGCCCATCATACCGTTCCTGTTTGTGGTCGTGCCAGCGTACGTGATTTCGCAGAAGTCTATCGATCACATCTACGAAAACCACCCGTCTCTGTACATCATGGCATTCGGAATGATCACGGCCAAGGTGACCAACCGGTTAGTG GTCGCTCACATGACCAAGAGTGAGATGGAGTACCTGGACTGGGGTTTGATTGGACCACTGTGTCTCTTTCTGAACCAGTACTTTAACAGTTTTCTACAAGAATACTACCTACTGTGGTTCGCGATGCTGTGGTGTTCCATCGATCTGGTACGGTACTGTGGACAG GTGTGCCTGGAAATTTGCAACTACTTGAAGATCGATCTGTTTAGGATCCCGTACCCGCCGAGACCGCTAATGACGTCACAAGGTACGAATCCACCACACCATCAACATCACCACGAAGGTAAAAACGGTACACATAATACCCACCAACAGCAGCCACAGTCCCAGGCGGCAAATAGAAAGCATCAGACGCGCGCTAGCAGTAGGAAGCATAACTCCCATCAGTAA
- the LOC131438737 gene encoding protein farnesyltransferase/geranylgeranyltransferase type-1 subunit alpha codes for MTDCNSSDEDFAEDWVLYANRPEWSDVVPLKQDDGDNPVVMIQYSEKFNDVFSYLRAVMSKQEKSVRALKLTQDAAKLNAANYTVWQYRRDILQALSSNLHDELDYIERVIEDNPKNYQVWHHRRVIVEWMNNPSRELELTESILNMDAKNYHAWQHRQWAIKTYNLFEDELQYVDRLISEDMRNNSAWNERFFVLKHTGFNGDILEREINYVMNRIRLIKNNESPWNFLRGLLQQGDGKLAQYPEVVDFCEELYNSGVRTPYLLAFLIDLYEEKYFEAKNAGQDPELYQTKVHDLCESMATHHDTIRYKYWRYIADDFTRKIEGQINQNGS; via the exons ATGACGGATTGTAACAGTTCAGACGAGGACTTCGCCGAGGATTGGGTCCTTTATGCAAACCGCCCTGAATGGAGTGATGTAGTACCACTAAAGCAAGACGATGGAGACAATCCGGTGGTCATGATTCAGTATAGCGAAAAAT TCAACGACGTGTTCAGTTATTTGAGAGCCGTCATGTCAAAGCAGGAGAAGTCTGTTCGTGCACTGAAGCTGACGCAGGATGCTGCGAAACTCAACGCTGCAAACTACACGGTTTGGCAGTATCGTCGAGATATTCTCCAAGCTCTTAGCTCCAATTTGCACGACGAGCTCGACTACATTGAAAGGGTCATTGAAGATAATCCTAAAAACTATCAGGTATGGCATCACCGACGAGTGATCGTCGAGTGGATGAATAATCCATCCCGGGAGCTGGAGCTAACAGAAAGCATTTTGAATATGGATGCAAAGAACTATCATGCTTGGCAACATCGTCAGTGGGCCATTAAAACTTACAA CCTGTTTGAAGACGAGCTGCAGTACGTCGATCGTCTTATCTCGGAAGATATGCGCAACAACTCGGCCTGGAATGAGCGGTTTTTTGTGCTTAAACACACTGGATTTAATGGTGATATTTTGGAACGCGAGATCAATTATGTCATGAATCGCATTCGACTGATCAAGAACAATGAGAGCCCATGGAATTTTTTGCGAGGTTTGCTTCAGCAGGGTGACGGAAAATTGGCACAGTATCCTGAGGTTGTAGATTTTTGTGAAGAGTTGTACAACTCGGGAGTACGAACGCCGTACCTATTAGCGTTTTTAATCGATCTGTACGAGGAGAAATATTTCGAGGCCAAAAATGCTGGTCAGGACCCGGAGCTGTACCAAACGAAGGTGCATGATTTGTGCGAATCAATGGCTACCCATCACGATACCATCCGCTACAAATACTGGCGATATATTGCAGATGATTTTACAAGAAAGATAGAAGGCCAAATCAATCAGAATGGATCGTAA